The genomic interval AAACAGAATAAAGTCAGTCGATCGAGATCACGCGCTCATCCTCGTCGGGCACGTCGATGCGCACGTTCATCGCATCGTCCGGGAGCAGGCTCTCGATCTTCTCGGGCCACTCGACCAAGCAAAGGTTTCCGCTGAAAAAATACTCCTCGTAGCCGAAGTCGAACGCCTCCTCGATCCGGTCGATCCGGTAAAAGTCGAAATGATAGACCGGAGGCGTGCCGTCGCCGCGATACTCGTTGACGATAGCGAACGTAGGGCTGGTCACCGTGTCGGTCACGCCGAGGCGGTCGCAGACCGCCCGGATCAGCGTCGTCTTGCCCGCGCCCATCCCGCCGCGAAACGCGATCACCGTGCGGCCGGCCCGCGCGTCGAGAATCGCTTCGGCCACCTCGGGCAAATCGCTCGTCGAACGTATCCTGAATGTTTTCATGGATTTTTCCCACTCTCTTTGGAGGCAAAGATAACGGTTCGGAGCGAATTTCAAAACCGCGCGGGTTTTCCGTCCGCCGCATGTCCGGCAGAAAGCGCGCTCCGCAGGTCCGCCGGCCATCCGCCCGACAGAACGCGGAATTTCCGTTCCCGCTCTTTCCCGAAGTCCTGCGCGGGACGGCAAACGTAAAAGCGGGCGCACGGTTCCGCCCGCGGCCGCCCTGCTCCCGCAGCGAACCGCAAAATCCGCCGGCGCACGGCCGGAAACGGACCGGACGAGGCTGTCCGAACCCGGGGAAGCCGTCCGGCACGCCGCGACTCCGGGCAAAGGGACCGGCGCTACCTCGGCTTCATGACGATGAAGGGAATGATCATCTCCTCCATCGAGATGCCGCCGTGCTGGAACGTATCGTTATAATAGCGCACGAAACGGTTCGTATCGTTCGGATAGACGAAAAAGTCGCGGTTGTAGGCGAAAATATAGGTGGACGTGATGTTCGACTTGGGCAGGTGAGCCTGCTCGGGTTTCGTGATCGCGAACACCTCCTTGGGGTTGAAGCCCAGGTTGCGGCCGGTCTTATAGCGCAGGTTGGACGACGTCTCGCGGTCGCCCTGCACGCGGACCGGACGGTCCACCTGAATCGTGCCGTGGTCCGACGTGACGATGACCGTGTGGCCGCGCTCGGCGACCAGCCGCATCAGCTCCAGCAGGTCCGAGTGCTCGAACCACGAACGCGTGAGCGAGCGGAACGCCGCCTCGTCCTCGGCCAGATCGCGGATGATCTGCGTTTCGGTCCGCGCATGCGACAGGATATCGAGGAA from Alistipes ihumii AP11 carries:
- the tsaE gene encoding tRNA (adenosine(37)-N6)-threonylcarbamoyltransferase complex ATPase subunit type 1 TsaE; the protein is MKTFRIRSTSDLPEVAEAILDARAGRTVIAFRGGMGAGKTTLIRAVCDRLGVTDTVTSPTFAIVNEYRGDGTPPVYHFDFYRIDRIEEAFDFGYEEYFFSGNLCLVEWPEKIESLLPDDAMNVRIDVPDEDERVISID